A genome region from Fibrobacter sp. UWR4 includes the following:
- a CDS encoding acyltransferase: MTKNFDLFLYTCDYEYIVIFLVILILFIIGLKKKDLKSENRFTFSLDKNISSALKGISCLMILLGHFAQMQLDYTIGDPKSLNSIVSWTLPNIALAWFMFISGYGLTKKNQDPNSLKKECLSRNLKVFLPMIATFCISLILYVILPIKFNNQEISFYHIPDEAVLIKRFCITDIPYILLGSIRWYWYVWCIIIFYTIYYTSIYISTHIFSGKKASWTLLFLLVLYYIAAFNILGQSLAHYYRLTWAFFLGHIFAQWRNLPICPKWAMILISLSSFIFENSHMIISFVLAVASLALCSAINKHFDFKGKHLLFLGSISYFYYLCHRRISWIILCYLGIHDVLCWTVFSIVTAWLIYIVYNKTVKKFL, from the coding sequence ATGACTAAAAATTTCGACCTATTCCTTTATACTTGCGATTACGAGTACATCGTAATATTCTTGGTTATTTTAATTCTTTTCATTATTGGACTAAAAAAGAAAGATCTGAAATCAGAGAATCGATTTACATTTTCACTAGACAAGAACATTTCCTCCGCATTAAAGGGCATTTCATGTCTAATGATTTTACTAGGTCATTTTGCCCAAATGCAATTGGATTACACAATAGGCGATCCAAAATCTTTAAACTCTATAGTTTCTTGGACATTACCAAATATTGCGTTAGCTTGGTTCATGTTTATTTCAGGATATGGCCTAACAAAAAAAAATCAAGACCCAAATAGTCTCAAAAAAGAGTGCCTGTCTAGAAATCTTAAGGTTTTTCTACCAATGATTGCAACCTTTTGCATTTCACTGATTTTGTACGTAATTCTCCCAATCAAATTCAACAACCAAGAAATCTCTTTTTACCATATTCCTGACGAAGCTGTCCTAATAAAGCGGTTCTGCATCACAGACATTCCTTACATTTTACTCGGCTCTATTAGGTGGTACTGGTACGTTTGGTGTATCATAATATTCTATACAATTTATTACACATCGATTTACATATCCACTCATATTTTCAGTGGAAAAAAAGCTTCCTGGACGCTACTTTTTTTGCTAGTTCTATACTATATAGCAGCATTCAACATTCTCGGCCAATCCCTCGCCCACTACTACCGTTTAACCTGGGCGTTCTTTCTCGGTCATATATTCGCTCAATGGAGAAACCTGCCAATATGCCCGAAATGGGCAATGATACTGATATCTTTAAGTTCATTCATATTCGAAAATTCTCATATGATAATTAGTTTTGTATTAGCAGTAGCGTCCCTTGCTCTCTGCTCAGCAATAAACAAACATTTTGACTTTAAAGGAAAACACTTGCTATTCCTAGGATCGATCAGCTATTTCTACTATTTGTGTCATCGACGAATTTCATGGATCATCCTTTGTTACCTCGGTATTCATGACGTTCTGTGTTGGACAGTTTTTTCAATAGTCACAGCTTGGTTGATTTACATTGTATACAACAAAACCGTAAAAAAATTTCTTTAA
- a CDS encoding glycosyltransferase, giving the protein MKPCIFEINFSNVGSTGGIMLQIADTAQKQGYNVTNCCPDSRTNRLKKRSDTWLMGNRISRNIHVCFRKIFGLTGLFSFCATLKLIRKMKLQKCSLVHLHNIHGDFLNLPLLFRYIKSNNIPVIWTLHDCWAFTGRCPYFELTKCQKWKTGCNKCPYSKNLYPESKIDATHFMWKKKKKWFTGLKNCTIVTPSEWLASLVKKSFLRDYSVKVINNGIDLNIFKPVESDFRLKHRLLEKKIILGVAFGWGYRKGLDVFIELSKRLPKEYQIILVGTNPDLDNILPKNILSINRTHNREELADIYSAADVLVNPTREENYPTVNMESIACGTPVITFKTGGSPEIVDEKSGSVVNYNDIDSLEKEIIRICTTNPYTKEKCLSRANSFDMKSRFEEYINLYNDVLKID; this is encoded by the coding sequence ATGAAACCTTGTATTTTTGAAATAAACTTCAGCAATGTCGGAAGCACAGGCGGTATAATGCTACAAATAGCTGATACCGCACAAAAACAAGGTTACAACGTCACAAATTGTTGTCCCGACAGCAGAACGAACCGTTTGAAAAAACGTTCTGATACATGGCTTATGGGCAATCGAATATCTAGAAATATTCATGTTTGTTTCAGAAAAATATTTGGATTAACAGGATTATTTTCATTCTGCGCTACTCTAAAACTAATAAGAAAAATGAAGTTGCAAAAGTGTTCTTTGGTACACTTACATAACATACACGGAGACTTTCTAAACCTACCGCTTCTATTTCGATATATCAAAAGCAACAACATTCCCGTTATTTGGACACTTCATGACTGCTGGGCATTTACCGGTCGATGCCCGTACTTTGAATTGACTAAATGTCAAAAATGGAAAACAGGATGTAACAAATGTCCTTATTCAAAGAACTTGTATCCAGAATCAAAAATTGATGCAACACACTTTATGTGGAAAAAAAAGAAAAAATGGTTTACAGGATTAAAAAACTGCACCATTGTGACACCATCGGAATGGCTCGCCTCTCTAGTAAAAAAATCATTTTTGCGAGATTATTCAGTAAAGGTTATAAACAACGGAATTGATCTAAATATATTCAAGCCTGTAGAGTCCGATTTCCGTTTAAAGCATCGTTTATTAGAAAAAAAAATCATTTTGGGAGTAGCATTTGGATGGGGTTATCGTAAAGGACTTGATGTATTCATAGAACTTTCCAAGCGCCTACCTAAAGAGTACCAAATTATTTTGGTAGGAACAAATCCTGATTTGGACAACATTCTTCCAAAAAACATTCTTTCAATAAATAGAACACACAATCGTGAGGAGCTTGCAGACATATATTCAGCCGCAGACGTCCTTGTAAATCCTACGAGAGAAGAAAATTATCCTACCGTAAATATGGAAAGCATTGCCTGCGGTACTCCCGTAATAACATTTAAAACCGGAGGAAGTCCAGAAATTGTTGACGAAAAATCCGGATCAGTAGTAAATTATAACGATATAGATTCTTTAGAAAAAGAAATCATTCGAATTTGCACAACAAACCCATATACAAAAGAGAAGTGTTTAAGCCGAGCGAACTCTTTTGATATGAAATCAAGATTTGAAGAATATATTAACTTGTACAACGATGTACTAAAAATTGATTGA